One window from the genome of Chiloscyllium plagiosum isolate BGI_BamShark_2017 chromosome 31, ASM401019v2, whole genome shotgun sequence encodes:
- the pnhd gene encoding uncharacterized protein pnhd yields LLKTYSADSPLEVTVDVGKCSNPRTPGGLGCVPTKFESVVFENPNALELFQTVELCEVTENRYRLPHVEYYYVITINSSSEKEESLKEIEVGRCLGVCTAGSGCHFR; encoded by the exons CTTCTGAAAACATATTCAGCTGATAGTCCACTGGAGGTCACTGTAGATGTGGGCAAGTGCTCTAACCCAAGAACTCCAG GTGGCTTGGGATGTGTACCCACCAAATTTGAATCAGTTGTGTTTGAGAATCCAAATGCATTAGAGCTTTTTCAAACTGTGGAATTGTGTGAAGTGACAGAGAACCGTTACAGACTGCCCCATGTGGAGTATTACTATGTGATCACCATTAATTCCAGCAGTGAGAAGGAAGAGAGCCTCAAG GAAATTGAGGTTGGCAGATGTTTGGGAGTGTGTACTGCAGGAAGTGGCTGTCACTTCAGGTGA